A single region of the Candidatus Nitrospira nitrificans genome encodes:
- a CDS encoding DoxX family protein, producing MSDRYISLVGRLLLGMIFVISGFRKVADPGGTQVFMEAMGIAWATTFFYLSAIAIELVGGVSLLLGLWSRIGAALLALFMIPTTLIFHANFDDPNQTIHFMKNLAMIGGLLYVYAYGPGNLSIDAGAQRTLTTTDHVTIKQAVNQ from the coding sequence ATGAGCGATCGATACATCAGCCTCGTCGGACGTTTGCTATTGGGAATGATTTTTGTCATATCAGGATTTCGGAAAGTGGCCGACCCAGGAGGAACGCAAGTATTTATGGAGGCCATGGGGATAGCCTGGGCCACGACATTCTTCTATTTAAGCGCGATCGCGATCGAACTCGTCGGAGGGGTTTCCCTGCTGCTCGGCCTTTGGAGTCGAATCGGAGCGGCACTGCTGGCGCTGTTCATGATTCCCACGACGTTGATCTTTCATGCCAACTTCGACGACCCTAATCAGACGATCCATTTCATGAAAAATCTCGCCATGATTGGTGGACTGTTATATGTCTACGCCTACGGGCCTGGCAACTTGAGCATAGATGCGGGGGCGCAGCGTACGCTGACAACGACCGATCATGTGACCATCAAGCAGGCAGTCAACCAGTGA
- a CDS encoding BON domain-containing protein → MRFMAMLLTVGVMLGAVTACQSTTGKTMGQTVSDASISTAVQTKLTGDRVSNFTRVDVDTERGIVQLSGVVPSWEHKSRAEELAKQVNGVRQVNNNLQIQASQDPDRSTVK, encoded by the coding sequence ATGCGCTTTATGGCGATGCTTTTGACGGTAGGTGTCATGCTTGGCGCAGTAACGGCTTGTCAATCCACCACGGGAAAGACAATGGGGCAAACGGTCAGTGATGCCTCGATCAGCACGGCTGTTCAAACCAAGCTGACCGGCGATCGGGTGTCGAATTTCACCCGGGTCGATGTGGATACGGAACGCGGAATCGTTCAATTAAGCGGAGTGGTGCCGTCTTGGGAACATAAATCTCGAGCTGAGGAACTGGCTAAGCAAGTGAATGGAGTCAGACAGGTGAACAACAATCTCCAAATTCAGGCCTCTCAGGATCCCGACCGGTCGACGGTAAAGTAG
- a CDS encoding YtxH domain-containing protein: MGYDQYDNGENAGWSAFIAGAFIGAGVALLLAPQAGSELRGMLRNYASDAKDELVERGQEAWDAAVERGKDYYEKGQETLNEAGRTAKEFAKQGKDKMAEVGKEATQSRG; the protein is encoded by the coding sequence ATGGGTTACGATCAGTATGATAATGGAGAGAATGCGGGATGGTCGGCTTTCATCGCGGGGGCATTCATCGGCGCCGGCGTGGCGCTTCTGCTTGCGCCGCAGGCCGGTTCTGAACTGCGAGGCATGTTGCGAAACTATGCCTCCGATGCCAAGGATGAGCTTGTCGAGCGTGGTCAGGAAGCGTGGGATGCCGCAGTCGAACGTGGCAAGGACTATTACGAGAAAGGGCAGGAAACTTTAAATGAAGCTGGCCGAACGGCCAAGGAGTTTGCGAAGCAGGGAAAAGATAAAATGGCGGAAGTGGGAAAAGAAGCCACGCAATCACGCGGGTAA
- a CDS encoding DUF2934 domain-containing protein encodes MAQTFEGKRKTKSKAKVASPMQAEEDNQLLRASPMPARPSEREQASASRSPSRTQPNMESSTGPSDGAASARYGGDLEPQGGMESDDGRGADMSIQASRDERTARATGEDAHSRIAERAFFLYAEGGFQHGHDLDHWLEAERDITIRY; translated from the coding sequence ATGGCACAGACATTCGAAGGAAAGCGTAAAACCAAAAGTAAGGCCAAGGTGGCTTCACCTATGCAGGCGGAAGAAGACAACCAACTGTTACGTGCGTCTCCGATGCCCGCTCGCCCTTCCGAACGGGAGCAGGCGAGTGCCTCGCGCTCTCCTTCACGGACGCAGCCGAATATGGAGAGTTCAACCGGTCCGTCCGATGGAGCCGCTTCGGCACGGTATGGCGGCGATCTCGAACCGCAAGGTGGTATGGAGTCCGATGATGGCAGAGGAGCGGATATGTCCATTCAGGCTTCTCGGGATGAGCGTACGGCGAGAGCCACGGGAGAGGATGCTCATAGCCGTATCGCGGAACGTGCGTTTTTTTTATATGCGGAGGGCGGCTTCCAACATGGACATGATCTTGATCATTGGTTGGAAGCCGAGCGGGACATCACGATTCGGTACTGA
- the ligD gene encoding DNA ligase D translates to MSLRDYTRKRDFTKTSEPLGKRGRTAGKSEGLFVIQKHAARRLHYDFRLELGGTLKSWAIPKGPSLNPADKRLAVHVEDHPLEYAGFEGVIPPKQYGAGAVMVWDQGRWKAEGDALAAYRKGRLKFNLDGTKLHGGWSLVRMAQGRDADGKNWLLIKERDGEARTNGNDVTTVQTRSVKSGMDLEDIAEAKADVWHSNRPADRKGSEPLLRGAPVPRQQVGVSGTTSSRTDDTQARFPDWIRPQLATLVDTIPRGNEWLHELKYDGYRMLCRIQKGTARLYSRNGLEWTHKLGALAAAASKLPVTEAWLDGEVVVLLPDGSMSFQALQNFVDGMTGGQLVYYLFDLLYLDGEDCRGKSLLERKGRLASMLEGEPKQGVLRYSAHIVGQGETIFDEACRRNMEGLISKRGDAAYVSGRHRNWVKVKCQRRQEFVIVGFTDPSGARQGFGALLLGVYEESGALKYAGRVGTGFSEEGLIGLHRRLKKLARSQAPVINPPSGYDAKGVHWVRPKLVAEVRFAEWTQEGLLRHAAFLGLRPDKSPRQVVREEAHSTSALLQAPAQPTETSSRSPRSHGRRRFAAKARVNLETSRSTKIAGVTLTHPDRVLFPSIGVTKLELARYYEGVAEWILPHLKNRPLSLVRCPEGHEGGCFYQKHVTEQVAPAVSRIVIQEKDGYACYMIATSLPAVISLVQMGVLEFHTWGSSRNRLDRPDRMILDLDPDPDLPWKKVIEAAQLTKTLLDSLGLVSFVKTTGGKGLHIVIPLQKTKGWEEVKAFSKRVAEHLAHVVPSLFTANMAKRARRGKIYIDYLRNSYGATAVAAYSTRARPGAPISVPLAWDELPREVSPHRFTVQNILERLQQLRQDPWIDYSRVKQHISVRMTAMLRLEQEGTRSSG, encoded by the coding sequence ATGAGTCTTCGAGACTATACGCGCAAGCGAGATTTCACCAAGACGTCCGAGCCGCTTGGGAAAAGAGGGCGAACCGCCGGCAAGTCGGAAGGACTCTTCGTCATTCAGAAACATGCGGCACGACGTCTCCATTACGATTTTAGGCTTGAGCTTGGAGGGACCTTGAAAAGTTGGGCGATCCCCAAAGGGCCAAGTCTCAACCCTGCCGATAAGCGGTTGGCGGTTCATGTGGAAGATCATCCGCTGGAGTACGCCGGTTTCGAAGGCGTGATTCCGCCCAAACAATATGGAGCCGGCGCGGTGATGGTATGGGATCAGGGACGATGGAAAGCCGAAGGAGATGCTCTCGCCGCCTATCGCAAGGGACGGTTGAAGTTTAATCTGGACGGCACAAAATTACATGGCGGATGGAGTTTGGTTCGCATGGCTCAGGGCCGGGATGCCGACGGGAAAAATTGGCTGCTGATCAAGGAGCGAGACGGGGAGGCCCGAACGAACGGCAACGATGTGACGACGGTTCAGACACGGAGCGTGAAGAGCGGGATGGATCTGGAGGACATCGCGGAGGCTAAAGCAGATGTCTGGCACTCAAACAGACCGGCTGACCGGAAGGGGAGTGAGCCCCTCTTACGGGGCGCTCCCGTGCCGCGTCAGCAGGTGGGTGTTTCAGGAACAACATCTTCGAGAACGGACGATACGCAGGCACGCTTTCCTGATTGGATCCGGCCTCAATTGGCCACGCTTGTCGATACGATTCCGAGGGGAAACGAATGGCTTCATGAATTGAAGTACGATGGGTATCGCATGCTGTGCCGTATTCAGAAAGGCACGGCGCGTTTGTATTCACGAAACGGTTTGGAGTGGACGCACAAGCTGGGCGCGCTGGCGGCAGCCGCGAGCAAGCTTCCGGTCACAGAGGCCTGGCTGGATGGGGAAGTCGTCGTTCTTTTGCCCGACGGCTCGATGAGTTTCCAAGCCCTTCAAAATTTTGTTGACGGCATGACCGGCGGCCAATTGGTGTATTACCTGTTCGACCTGCTCTATCTCGACGGAGAAGATTGTCGGGGGAAGTCTCTCCTCGAACGCAAGGGTCGACTGGCCTCGATGCTGGAAGGCGAACCCAAGCAGGGGGTGTTGCGGTACAGCGCGCATATTGTCGGCCAAGGGGAGACCATCTTTGATGAAGCCTGCCGTCGAAATATGGAGGGCTTGATTTCGAAACGAGGCGACGCTGCCTACGTCTCCGGACGTCATCGCAACTGGGTAAAGGTGAAATGCCAACGTCGGCAAGAGTTCGTCATCGTGGGCTTTACCGATCCGTCCGGGGCACGGCAGGGATTTGGCGCCTTGCTGCTTGGTGTGTACGAAGAGTCTGGGGCACTCAAGTATGCCGGTCGAGTAGGCACGGGCTTTTCAGAGGAAGGCTTGATAGGATTGCACCGCAGGCTCAAAAAGCTCGCGCGATCACAAGCCCCTGTCATCAATCCGCCGTCCGGGTATGACGCCAAAGGCGTGCATTGGGTGCGCCCGAAGTTAGTGGCGGAAGTGCGTTTTGCGGAGTGGACTCAAGAGGGACTCTTGCGTCATGCGGCCTTTCTTGGGCTGCGCCCGGACAAATCTCCACGCCAAGTCGTGCGGGAAGAGGCCCATTCAACGTCGGCCCTCCTTCAGGCGCCTGCCCAACCAACCGAAACTTCATCACGATCCCCACGATCCCATGGACGCCGGCGGTTCGCCGCAAAGGCACGGGTGAATCTCGAGACGTCCCGTAGCACCAAGATTGCGGGCGTGACGCTCACCCATCCCGATCGGGTGCTGTTTCCGAGCATCGGGGTCACGAAACTGGAGTTGGCTCGGTACTATGAAGGCGTCGCCGAATGGATTCTGCCGCATCTCAAGAACCGTCCGCTGAGCTTGGTCCGTTGTCCCGAAGGACATGAAGGCGGGTGCTTTTACCAGAAACACGTCACGGAACAGGTCGCTCCCGCGGTCAGTCGGATCGTCATCCAGGAGAAAGACGGTTACGCCTGCTATATGATCGCAACGTCTCTTCCAGCCGTCATATCGCTCGTTCAGATGGGGGTATTGGAGTTTCATACGTGGGGATCGAGTCGGAACCGACTCGATCGCCCGGACCGCATGATATTGGATCTCGACCCGGACCCGGACTTGCCTTGGAAAAAGGTGATTGAAGCTGCGCAATTGACGAAAACATTGCTCGATAGCCTTGGGCTCGTCTCGTTTGTGAAAACCACAGGTGGAAAGGGTTTACACATCGTCATCCCCTTGCAGAAAACAAAAGGTTGGGAGGAGGTCAAGGCGTTTTCGAAGAGGGTCGCCGAACACTTGGCGCATGTCGTCCCGTCTCTGTTTACGGCCAATATGGCTAAACGCGCGCGTCGCGGGAAAATCTATATCGATTATCTCCGCAACTCCTATGGGGCGACGGCCGTGGCGGCCTATTCCACGCGGGCCAGGCCCGGAGCTCCCATAAGCGTTCCGCTTGCCTGGGACGAGCTACCACGAGAAGTATCGCCCCATCGCTTTACTGTTCAGAACATCCTGGAACGTCTTCAGCAACTGCGCCAAGATCCTTGGATCGACTATTCCAGGGTCAAACAACACATTTCCGTCCGCATGACAGCCATGCTGCGACTCGAGCAGGAAGGTACTCGGTCTTCGGGATAG
- the gap gene encoding type I glyceraldehyde-3-phosphate dehydrogenase, whose amino-acid sequence MVKVAINGLGRIGRATFKIAAGIPELDVVAVNDLISPDNLAYLLNYDTIYGRFPSRVKAGDGMLTMNDRSYRVLAEGDPARLPWGKLGVDIVFECTGRFNAKDELARHLQAGAKRVILSAPAKDQDIPIVVYGVNPYREADGPILSCASCTTNCIAPIVEIMDRRLGIQKAVMNTTHAYTASQAIVDKPNKKWRRGRAGAMNLVPSSTGAAAATTRVLPQLNGRFIGTAVRAPVPICSIADVVMVTEQATSVERVNAIFLEEARSERYQGVVGVTEEPIVSSDIIHDARASIVDLDMTQVVDGNLVKVMSWYDNEWGYASQMVRQAMSMALIVPVEPTLSSHH is encoded by the coding sequence ATGGTGAAGGTCGCCATCAATGGGCTGGGGCGAATCGGTCGGGCAACATTCAAGATAGCGGCCGGCATTCCTGAACTCGACGTCGTCGCGGTAAATGATCTTATTTCTCCGGACAACCTCGCCTATCTTCTGAACTACGATACGATCTACGGGCGATTCCCCAGCAGAGTCAAAGCCGGCGACGGAATGTTGACCATGAACGACCGATCCTATCGCGTCTTGGCCGAAGGCGACCCGGCTCGGCTACCGTGGGGCAAGTTGGGAGTCGATATCGTGTTTGAATGTACGGGGCGATTCAACGCCAAGGACGAACTGGCACGGCATCTTCAAGCCGGCGCCAAACGCGTGATTCTTTCTGCGCCGGCCAAAGATCAGGACATTCCCATTGTCGTATATGGCGTGAATCCCTACCGAGAGGCGGACGGGCCCATTCTCTCCTGCGCGAGCTGCACGACAAATTGTATCGCGCCTATCGTGGAGATCATGGATCGGCGATTGGGAATTCAAAAAGCCGTCATGAATACCACGCATGCCTACACGGCCAGCCAAGCCATCGTTGATAAACCAAACAAAAAATGGCGCCGAGGTCGGGCGGGCGCGATGAATCTCGTCCCCTCCAGCACCGGGGCGGCTGCGGCTACCACGCGCGTGCTGCCGCAGCTCAACGGAAGATTTATAGGCACTGCCGTCCGGGCTCCCGTTCCGATCTGTTCCATCGCCGATGTCGTCATGGTGACCGAGCAGGCGACCTCCGTCGAACGTGTCAATGCGATCTTTCTGGAAGAGGCTCGGAGTGAACGATATCAAGGAGTGGTCGGTGTGACCGAAGAACCGATCGTCTCTTCCGACATCATTCACGATGCTCGCGCTTCCATCGTCGACCTCGATATGACTCAAGTGGTCGACGGCAATCTGGTGAAGGTCATGAGCTGGTATGACAATGAGTGGGGTTATGCCAGCCAGATGGTGCGCCAAGCCATGAGCATGGCGCTGATCGTTCCGGTTGAACCGACGTTGTCCTCGCACCATTGA
- the tal gene encoding transaldolase, giving the protein MPVNNTIRRLYQCGQSPWLDNLTRDMITSGRLRRLVREQGLRGITANPTTFCAALASNDYDSDIQELAEQKKTTRHIFEALLIRDVQLACDLLREVYESSDGLDGFVSLEIAPHLAYNTDETMIEARRYRELVDRPNLFIKIPATEAGIPAIEQLLCEGVAVNITLLFSIQSYQAVIEAYLSALERRATDNLPLRPVASVASFFVSRIDTLVDRLLIRRIPSAHRESESLPSRLLGRAAVANAKLAYHTFTQSFTSERWNRLAAKGARVQRPLWASVGTKNHAYGDLCYLEPLIGRETVVTMPEKTWSAFVDHGQVRENAVEADLDAASQVMRDLETVGINLNCVVWQLEHEGVQQFVDSFDAALAALETKRTQALGNAAEAAAR; this is encoded by the coding sequence ATGCCAGTGAACAACACCATACGGCGGCTCTATCAATGCGGGCAAAGCCCTTGGCTGGATAATCTCACCAGAGACATGATCACCAGCGGAAGACTCAGGCGATTAGTCCGTGAACAGGGCCTCCGGGGAATTACGGCCAATCCGACCACATTCTGCGCCGCGTTGGCAAGCAACGACTACGACAGCGATATACAAGAATTGGCAGAGCAAAAGAAAACCACGCGGCACATCTTCGAAGCCCTGCTGATCCGGGATGTTCAACTTGCCTGCGACCTGTTGCGGGAAGTCTACGAATCGTCGGATGGACTGGACGGTTTCGTCAGTTTGGAAATTGCGCCGCACCTGGCTTACAACACGGACGAGACGATGATCGAAGCGCGCCGATACAGAGAGCTCGTCGATCGACCGAATCTGTTCATCAAAATTCCCGCCACGGAGGCCGGCATTCCGGCGATCGAGCAACTCTTGTGTGAAGGAGTGGCTGTCAACATCACATTGTTATTCTCCATTCAGAGCTATCAAGCGGTGATCGAGGCCTACCTGTCCGCTCTCGAGCGAAGAGCCACCGATAACCTCCCACTGCGGCCGGTCGCCTCAGTGGCCAGCTTCTTCGTGAGTCGAATCGATACATTGGTCGATCGCCTGTTGATCCGGCGCATTCCGTCCGCCCATCGCGAATCAGAATCATTGCCGTCTCGGCTATTGGGACGAGCGGCGGTGGCCAACGCGAAGCTGGCCTATCACACCTTCACGCAATCGTTTACGAGCGAGCGATGGAATCGGCTCGCGGCAAAGGGGGCGCGCGTTCAACGGCCGTTATGGGCCAGTGTGGGCACAAAGAACCACGCGTACGGTGACCTCTGCTACCTCGAACCCCTCATCGGTCGGGAGACGGTCGTCACCATGCCTGAGAAAACCTGGTCGGCTTTCGTCGATCACGGGCAGGTCAGGGAGAATGCCGTGGAGGCCGACCTGGATGCGGCGTCGCAAGTGATGCGGGATTTAGAGACAGTCGGAATCAATCTTAACTGTGTCGTATGGCAGCTTGAGCACGAAGGCGTTCAGCAGTTCGTCGATTCATTCGATGCGGCTCTCGCCGCGTTGGAAACGAAGCGGACGCAAGCATTGGGAAATGCCGCGGAAGCGGCGGCGCGGTGA
- a CDS encoding DUF2892 domain-containing protein produces the protein MRSNMIPATGTRVERQTAAQHNLRIRRQTERSVARHYAKSHYEITRRLRDLDHEWDIERVLEINAASVSLIGLIAGAIWHRRAFVVPAVVAGFLLQHALHGWCPPLPLFRRLGFRTAREIYIERIALKFLRGDFKDFCQEDVGNAGPLMAAASK, from the coding sequence ATGAGGTCCAATATGATCCCGGCTACCGGCACCCGTGTTGAGCGGCAGACTGCCGCTCAACACAACTTGCGCATCCGCCGACAGACCGAGCGGAGTGTTGCAAGGCACTATGCCAAGAGTCACTATGAAATCACGCGCCGACTGCGCGATCTGGACCACGAATGGGACATTGAACGTGTCCTCGAAATCAACGCCGCATCGGTCTCATTGATCGGTCTGATCGCTGGGGCCATATGGCACCGGCGTGCGTTTGTAGTTCCTGCCGTCGTGGCCGGTTTTCTTCTCCAGCACGCGCTGCATGGGTGGTGTCCTCCTCTTCCGCTCTTCCGTCGACTCGGATTCCGGACGGCCAGGGAAATTTATATTGAGCGAATAGCTCTAAAATTTCTGCGAGGAGATTTCAAGGATTTCTGTCAGGAGGATGTCGGAAATGCCGGTCCACTTATGGCGGCTGCGAGCAAATAA
- a CDS encoding FKBP-type peptidyl-prolyl cis-trans isomerase, translating to MKGLRSAVLIYISIVSICALVLVVSYLSVESSSTPQTIPASAGAGQDDPGPPIAAGTVALVVYTISIPEYNLTIPSNFSRFAFGQEELLPHLEKAITGMKKGEVKRVDLGSQETFGPYDESKQIEISKDRLPEDVEPGMMLSMEDGTPCMVVDLSENTATIDFNHPLAGKRVVIDVRILDVEVPPGDGLHPLQEDGTGIQLRV from the coding sequence ATGAAGGGTTTGAGATCCGCGGTTCTAATTTATATCTCGATTGTCTCTATCTGCGCTCTCGTTTTGGTCGTCTCTTACCTGTCCGTTGAATCTTCGTCAACACCTCAAACGATTCCGGCGTCAGCCGGCGCGGGACAGGATGACCCAGGTCCTCCGATCGCGGCAGGAACCGTGGCATTGGTCGTCTATACCATTTCAATTCCCGAATACAACCTCACCATCCCATCCAACTTCAGCCGGTTCGCGTTCGGCCAAGAAGAACTCCTGCCCCACCTTGAAAAGGCGATCACGGGAATGAAAAAAGGTGAAGTCAAACGAGTCGACCTCGGTTCCCAAGAGACATTCGGCCCATACGATGAATCAAAGCAGATAGAGATCAGTAAGGATCGTTTGCCGGAAGACGTTGAGCCGGGAATGATGCTGTCCATGGAAGACGGGACACCATGCATGGTCGTAGATCTGTCGGAGAACACGGCCACAATAGACTTCAACCATCCATTGGCCGGAAAACGAGTGGTCATCGACGTGAGAATTTTAGACGTCGAGGTGCCGCCTGGCGATGGGTTGCATCCGCTACAGGAGGACGGGACCGGCATACAGCTTCGAGTTTGA
- a CDS encoding DUF6335 family protein, protein MMNRDRTNGNDEEIDADQVIRDYEEQEPAALGQDEDQVEVEWYEQAKQDTGEPPETLLTGGDIDADWRQAHFGGDEVVGGSNPTPDQDIVDEIGNAVGVTYEDTEPLRPEEKIAQRDQERWELNPVSSEDYAERQATDEKPSQVETKQNVLKDEAPSFKKRPKRK, encoded by the coding sequence ATGATGAATCGGGACAGGACAAACGGGAACGATGAGGAGATCGATGCCGATCAGGTTATTCGTGATTACGAGGAACAGGAGCCTGCCGCTCTGGGGCAAGATGAGGATCAGGTAGAGGTGGAATGGTATGAGCAAGCGAAACAGGATACAGGGGAACCACCGGAGACTCTTTTGACCGGAGGCGATATCGATGCGGATTGGAGGCAGGCCCATTTCGGTGGGGATGAGGTGGTCGGTGGATCTAACCCGACACCCGACCAAGATATCGTAGATGAAATCGGCAATGCCGTGGGGGTGACGTATGAGGACACGGAACCTCTGCGGCCTGAGGAGAAAATCGCCCAGCGCGACCAGGAGCGTTGGGAGCTCAATCCGGTCTCGTCGGAAGACTATGCAGAACGGCAAGCCACCGACGAAAAACCGTCGCAAGTCGAGACCAAACAGAACGTACTCAAGGATGAGGCGCCCTCGTTTAAAAAGCGACCTAAACGAAAGTAG
- a CDS encoding cupin domain-containing protein → MPDSTVKKVDSRHSPSGDMGQKYLASGKSVSMRLWEDLQPGAPKDMQMRDYETVGYAIKGRAQLNIEGQTILLETGDSWVVPKGSRHSFIILEPFTAVEATAPPAEVHGRDE, encoded by the coding sequence ATGCCCGATAGCACAGTGAAGAAAGTCGATTCACGCCATTCTCCAAGCGGCGACATGGGACAAAAGTACCTGGCGTCAGGAAAATCCGTTTCGATGAGGCTCTGGGAGGATCTGCAACCAGGCGCGCCGAAGGACATGCAAATGCGTGACTATGAAACAGTAGGCTACGCGATCAAAGGGCGTGCTCAGCTCAATATCGAAGGCCAGACGATCCTGCTCGAAACCGGCGATTCGTGGGTTGTACCGAAGGGTAGTCGGCACAGTTTCATCATCCTCGAGCCATTCACCGCGGTGGAAGCCACGGCTCCTCCGGCGGAGGTTCACGGAAGAGACGAGTAG
- a CDS encoding PQQ-dependent sugar dehydrogenase — protein sequence MSTKRVRTSTVMNRLVGPICASLTLFFFGSRIEASSLPLETIKLPSGFTIALYADNVPNARGMVRGQDGVLFVGTKDKGEVYAVLDKNGDQRADEVLTIARGLRMPVGVAYRKGSLYVSSVDRILRFDDIDTQLKDPPPSVVITDRFPKETGHGWKFIAFGPDGKLYVPVGAPCNICEPDPDRYALIGRLNPDGSGYEIVARGVRNSVGFDWDAITHDLWFTENGRDYLGDNQPPDELNRAAKAGLHFGYPYCHGRTIADPEYGRTHACGEFTAPAAELGPHVASLGMRFYNGTMFPKEYRNQIFIAEHGSWNRSEKAGYRVTLVSRDEQGRTRYSVFAEGWLQGQRAWGRPVDVLVMPDGALLVSDDSAGVIYRITYSEP from the coding sequence ATGAGCACAAAGCGCGTGAGAACCAGCACGGTTATGAATCGCCTGGTCGGGCCGATCTGCGCGTCGCTGACACTGTTCTTCTTCGGGAGCCGGATCGAAGCGAGCAGTCTTCCTCTCGAGACGATCAAGCTTCCTTCTGGTTTTACCATTGCCCTCTACGCGGACAATGTTCCGAATGCGCGCGGCATGGTGCGAGGGCAAGACGGTGTGCTCTTCGTGGGGACAAAAGACAAAGGCGAGGTCTACGCTGTGCTGGATAAGAACGGCGATCAGCGCGCCGATGAAGTGCTGACGATCGCGCGCGGGTTGCGCATGCCGGTAGGCGTGGCGTATCGAAAAGGCTCGTTGTACGTCTCCTCCGTGGATCGCATCTTGCGGTTCGACGATATCGATACGCAATTGAAAGATCCGCCGCCTTCGGTGGTCATCACGGACCGCTTTCCGAAAGAGACCGGGCACGGATGGAAGTTTATCGCATTCGGTCCCGATGGGAAATTGTATGTGCCGGTGGGAGCGCCCTGCAATATCTGCGAACCCGACCCCGATCGCTATGCGCTCATCGGCCGTCTCAATCCGGACGGGAGCGGATATGAAATCGTCGCGCGCGGAGTTCGAAATTCGGTCGGCTTCGACTGGGATGCGATCACCCATGACTTATGGTTCACGGAGAACGGCCGCGATTATCTCGGAGACAATCAACCGCCGGACGAACTCAACCGTGCGGCGAAGGCCGGACTGCACTTCGGCTATCCCTATTGCCATGGGAGAACGATTGCAGACCCGGAGTACGGCCGCACACATGCTTGCGGCGAATTCACGGCGCCTGCCGCCGAACTGGGCCCGCACGTCGCGTCCCTGGGCATGCGTTTTTACAACGGCACCATGTTCCCGAAGGAATATCGGAATCAAATTTTTATCGCCGAACATGGGTCTTGGAATCGGAGCGAGAAAGCCGGATATCGGGTCACGCTTGTGTCGCGGGATGAGCAAGGGCGAACGCGATATTCGGTTTTTGCGGAAGGATGGCTTCAAGGGCAACGGGCATGGGGTCGCCCTGTTGATGTCCTCGTGATGCCCGATGGAGCGCTGCTGGTTTCAGACGATTCGGCCGGGGTGATCTATCGAATCACCTACAGCGAACCATAG